AGAATTGATGTTATTGTAACAGTTCCATCTTCACGTTCTTTAACACCTGTTCCTCTTACACTTGCGATTGATGTGGATGAGGTCTTTATGACCCCAGAGCAGTATCAGCAAAGAGATGAACGTTTGGCAGATGAAGAAATCATTTTGTTGGAAAAACCAACGATCGATTTAGATGAGTCAGTCGAAGATAACATTCTTTTGTCTATTCCAATTCAAGTATTATCAGAAGAAGAACAAGTAAGCCAAGAGATGCCAAAGGGCAATGACTGGGAAGTTCTTTCAGAAGAAGAGTACGCACAGAAAAGACAAGAAGAAGCACAACAAACAATGGATCCTCGTCTTGCTAAATTATCCGAATTGTTCAGTGAAACATCTGATGAGGACGATAAGCAGTAGGATTGGAATATATCGTGCATTTTATGCACACATCTTTACAAGGAGGTGGAACACCAATGGCAGTACCAGCTAGAAGAACTTCAAAAGCTAAAAAGGGCAAACGCCGTACTCATTACAAATTAACTATTAAAGGTTTGAATGCATGTTCAAACTGTGGTGAAATGAGAAAAAGCCATCACGTATGTCCAGCATGTGGTCATTACGATGGAAAAGACGTAATCTCTAAAGAAGCATAAAACATTTTTTTGAAAATGTTAAAATCCCCTAGGCTAACCATGGAGCCTAGGGGATTTATTTTGAGCAAAAATAATCGAGTGGTCGGACAATTCTCTTCAATTGTCCGATTTCCAAACAATAAAGCGGATTAAATTAAATTAATCGAACTATTTTGTTTTCATATCAAGCATTCTACGTTATAATGATGTAGATTATAAGAAAGTTCTAATGAAGTTCTTTTCAAAGATAGTGGGAGGATACAAGATGACAAAACAACAATTTGGCGTAGTCGGAATGGCCGTAATGGGAAAAAATTTAGCCTTGAATATCGAAAGTAGAGGATATACAGTCGCTCTATTTAATCGTACAGGTTCAAAAACAACAGATGTCGTTGAGGAACATCCAGATAAAAATTTTAAAGCGACGTATACAATCGAAGAGTTTGTAGACTCTATTGAAAAACCGCGCCGTATTATGTTGATGGTTCAAGCAGGTTTTGCAACAGATGCAACGATTCAAGAGTTGCTGCCTCATTTAGATAAAGGAGATATTTTGATTGACGGAGGGAATACGTTCTTCAAAGATACAATCCGTAGAAATGAAGAATTGGCTAATTCTGGTATTAACTTTATTGGAACAGGTGTTTCTGGTGGAGAAGAAGGTGCGTTAAAAGGCCCTTCAATCATGCCAGGTGGACAAAAAGAAGCCTATGAATTAGTTGCTCCAATTTTAGAAAAGATTTCTGCTAAAGCAGAAGATGGCGAACCATGTGTAACATACATTGGTCCAAATGGTGCGGGTCACTATGTTAAAATGGTCCATAACGGAATCGAGTATGGTGATATGCAATTGATTGCTGAATCTTACGACCTAATGAAAAATATTCTTGGTGTTTCTGTGGATGAAATGGCTGAGATCTTTAAAGAGTGGAATCAAGGGGAGTTAGATAGTTACCTTGTAGAAATCACAGCAGATATTTTAACACGTAAAGACGATGAAGGAACGGGTAAACCAATCGTTGATGTCATCATGGATGCTGCTGGTAATAAAGGAACTGGAAAATGGACAAGCCAAAGTGCTTTAGACCTAGGTGTTCCATTGCCGTTGATTACTGAATCTGTTTTCGCTCGTTTCATTTCTGCTTATAAAGATGAACGTGTAAAAGCAAGTAAAGTCTTATCAAAACCAGAAGCGCCTGCTTATCAAGGGGATAAAAAAGAATTGATCGAAAAAATTCGCGAAGCTCTTTACTTCAGTAAAATCATGAGTTACGCACAAGGTTTTGCTCAATTACGTGTCGCTTCAGAAGATTATGAGTGGGACTTACCATTCGGTGATATCGCTAAAATCTGGCGTGCAGGTTGTATCATCCGTGCTCAGTTCTTACAAAAAATCACGGATGCATATGACAAAAATCCAACGATCGAAAACTTACTATTAGATGAGTACTTTATTGATATTACAAAAAAATATCAACAATCTGTTCGTGATGTTGTATCAATCGCTGTTCAAGCGGGTGTACCTGTTCCAACATTTGCTTCAGCAATTGCGTATTATGATTCTTATCGTTCAGAACGTTTACCAGCAAATCTTATCCAAGCACAAAGAGATTATTTTGGTGCACATACGTATCAACGCGTTGATAAAGAAGGCACTTACCACTATAGTTGGTATAACGAAGAATAATATGTTGGAAACCATGGGATTCAAAAAGTTCTCATGGTTTTCTCTCTGTTGTGTGGAAAATATGGGTTGTTGCTAGCTTTTTAAGACAAAAGTGGGTATAATGGGTAAGCTTTAAGATAGCTTTTAAAGAGAAAGGACAAATAACCAATGAGTAATATTCTAATTATTGAAGATGAAAAAAACTTAGCACGTTTTGTAGAACTGGAGCTGAAACATGAGGGTTATACTGCAGAAGTTCACTACAACGGACGTACTGGTTTAGAAGCGGCTTTAAATAATGATTGGGATGCTATCCTTTTAGATTTGATGTTGCCTGAATTGAACGGGCTTGAAGTTTGTCGCCGTATACGCCAAGTGAAAAATACGCCGATCATCATGATGACGGCAAGAGACTCTGTGATTGATCGAGTATCTGGTTTAGATCATGGAGCGGACGACTATATTGTAAAACCTTTTGCTATAGAAGAATTATTAGCGCGTTTGCGTGCATTACTTCGCCGTATTGATATTGAAGGTGACAAAAACGTGGCTAAACAAACAACGATTACTTATCGTGACTTAACGATCGAAAAAGAAAATCGTGTTGTACGCCGCAACTCTGAAATGATCGAATTAACAAAACGTGAGTATGAATTATTATTAACTTTAATGGAAAATGTAAATGTTGTATTAGCTCGCGACGTCCTATTAAATAAAGTCTGGGGCTATGAAACAGAAGTGGAAACGAATGTTGTTGATGTTTATATTCGCTATCTACGTAACAAAATAGATGTTCCTGGCGAGGAGAGTTATATCCAAACTGTTCGTGGAACAGGTTATGTGATGCGCTCGTGAAATCAATAAAAATGAAAAAAGCAGCAAAAAAAGAACTGAAGGGGCCTTCTTTGACAATCAAGTGGGCTTCTGCAAGTTCTTTCTTCATATTCGTTGTATTCACTATCTTCGCAGTGATTACCTATAAATCTTCTGTGAATCTTATTGTTGAAAAAGAACGTGAAAATGTAGAAAGAACAGTTGCTGAAGTTGGCAATCGTTTGGCAAATGCAAAAGAAAATTTAACCATATCTGAAGTCTATGAAAAGTTAAAAACACCTAGTGTTGATGAAAATGATTTGAATAACAAGAAAGTTTCTGTAGAAGGATCTTTGATGGAAATGGATACTATGCTTTCAGAGTTAGGGCAACCATCTTTGTTCTTATCTGTTTATGATACAAATGGAACACTTGTATTCGAAACGCAGAAAGTAAAAAGCCGACTCCTGAAAAAAGAAAAACAAGCAGCTGAAATTAAAACCTTGGAGGATAAAACGGGCTTTTTGATCATCCAACCAATTCATTCTAAAGAAAATAGAGAACAAATTGGGTACATTCAGGCGTTTTATGAACTCTCTTCATTTTATGATATCAGAAATCGGTTATTACTAACGTTGGTTGCTTTGGAAATTATTTCATTGATTTTAAGCAGTATTCTTGGCTTTATTTTGTCTTCATACTTCCTGAAGCCGCTAAAAGTGCTAAGAGATACGATGGATACAATCAGAAAGGACCCGCAGTCTGATATTCATATGCCAGATATTCATTCTAACGATGAGCTAGCAGATCTGGCGGAGATCTTTAATGAGATGCTGGATCGTATGCGACGTTATATTGAACAGCAGGAGCAATTTGTAGAAGATGTTTCTCACGAATTACGTACACCGGTTGCAATAATTGAAGGGCATTTGAACTTATTGAATCGCTGGGGGAAAGAGGACCCGGAAGTTTTAGATGAATCCTTAGAAGCCAGTCTGCAAGAAATTGTTCGTATGAAGAGTTTGGTTCAAGAAATGCTAGATCTGTCACGTGCAGAGCAAGTCGATGTTCAATACTCAAATCATACATCAAATGCTAAACAAGTCGTTTATCAAGTGTTTAATAATTTCAAAATTCTATATCCAGATTTTGTTATTACATTAGATGATGACCTATTACATGAGGTGACTTTAGGAATCTATCGTAATCATTTTGAACAGCTTTTGATCATTATCTTGGATAATGCCGTGAAATATTCAACAACGCGCAAAGAAGTTCATATTTCTATTTCTAAAACATTGAGTGAATTTGAAATTGCTATTCAAGATTTCGGTGAAGGGGTCCCAGAAGAAGATCTGGATAAAATATTTAATCGTTTCTATCGAGTAGATAAAGCTCGAGCACGTAATAAAGGCGGTAACGGACTAGGTCTATCAATTGCCAGACAGTTAGTAGAAAACTATAAAGGAAGAATAGATGCTGAAAGTGTTGTTCATCAAGGAACCATCTTTAGAATTTACATTCCGATAGTAGATAAAGGTGAAACAGTAGAGTAGGAGCTGAAGCTCCTACTTCTTTTTTTTATAAATGACGAATGATAGAGTTGTTTTGTCGAGTTAACGCTACAGAAAAAGCGAATGCTTGGGTGAGTATCAGAGGATTTGTTCGTCAACGAAAAAAACAAACAAAAATAGATATTTTCTAGTTGCTTTTTATGATAAGTATTGTTATATTTATACATGTTCTACTGAGTGTTCGTCACTTGAAAACAGACAGAAAAAAATATTTTTTTCCTCTTGACGAGTGTTAGACATTCATGATAGAATAACAAAGTTGTTAAGTAAGAAACAGCTGAAAAAACTTGAAAAATCAGGAAGAAAGTTGTTGACAAATAACAAACAACCTGATAAACTAATGAAGTTGTCGCGAAACATTCGATAACATCAAGCAGAAAAAAACTTTGAAACTTTTTTTAAAAAAGTGTTGACATCAAATCGAAGATTTGATATGATATAAAAGTTGCTGCGAGGTAACACAGTAGACCTTTGAAAACTGAACAAAGTAAGACGAACCAAATGTGTAGGTTGTTTTTACAACGGTAAAAACAAACAACAATTTTTAACAAGCAAGCAATATGCTAGCAACCAAATGAGCTTAACAATCTTCGGATTGTGTTCAACTTTTATTATGAGAGTTTGATCCTGGCTCAGGACGAACGCTGGCGGCGTGCCTAATACATGCAAGTCGAACGCTTCTTTTCTACCGAGTGCTTGCACTCATTTGAAAAGAGGAGTGGCGGACGGGTGAGTAACACGTGGGTAACCTACCCATCAGAGGGGGATAACACTTGGAAACAGGTGCTAATACCGCATAATAGTCGACACCGCATGGTGTTGATTTGAAAGACGCTTTCGGGTGTCACTGATGGATGGACCCGCGGTGCATTAGCTAGTTGGTGAGGTAACGGCTCACCAAGGCCATGATGCATAGCCGACCTGAGAGGGTGATCGGCCACACTGGGACTGAGACACGGCCCAGACTCCTACGGGAGGCAGCAGTAGGGAATCTTCGGCAATGGACGAAAGTCTGACCGAGCAACGCCGCGTGAGTGAAGAAGGTTTTCGGATCGTAAAACTCTGTTGTTAGAGAAGAACAAGTAGGAGAGTAACTGCTCTTACCTTGACGGTATCTAACCAGAAAGCCACGGCTAACTACGTGCCAGCAGCCGCGGTAATACGTAGGTGGCAAGCGTTGTCCGGATTTATTGGGCGTAAAGCGAGCGCAGGCGGTTTCTTAAGTCTGATGTGAAAGCCCCCGGCTCAACCGGGGAGGGTCATTGGAAACTGGGAGACTTGAGTGCAGAAGAGGAGAGTGGAATTCCATGTGTAGCGGTGAAATGCGTAGATATATGGAGGAACACCAGTGGCGAAGGCGACTCTCTGGTCTGTAACTGACGCTGAGGCTCGAAAGCGTGGGGAGCAAACAGGATTAGATACCCTGGTAGTCCACGCCGTAAACGATGAGTGCTAAGTGTTGGAGGGTTTCCGCCCTTCAGTGCTGCAGCTAACGCATTAAGCACTCCGCCTGGGGAGTACGACCGCAAGGTTGAAACTCAAAGGAATTGACGGGGGCCCGCACAAGCGGTGGAGCATGTGGTTTAATTCGAAGCAACGCGAAGAACCTTACCAGGTCTTGACATCCTTTGACCACTCGAGAGATCGAGCTTTCCCTTCGGGGACAAAGTGACAGGTGGTGCATGGTTGTCGTCAGCTCGTGTCGTGAGATGTTGGGTTAAGTCCCGCAACGAGCGCAACCCTTATTGTTAGTTGCCATCATTCAGTTGGGCACTCTAGCGAGACTGCCGGTGACAAACCGGAGGAAGGTGGGGATGACGTCAAATCATCATGCCCCTTATGACCTGGGCTACACACGTGCTACAATGGGAAGTACAACGAGTCGCTAGGCCGCGAGGTCATGCAAATCTCTTAAAGCTTCTCTCAGTTCGGATTGTAGGCTGCAACTCGCCTACATGAAGCCGGAATCGCTAGTAATCGCGGATCAGCACGCCGCGGTGAATACGTTCCCGGGCCTTGTACACACCGCCCGTCACACCACGAAAGTTTGTAACACCCGAAGTCGGTGAGGTAACCCTTGTGGAGCCAGCCGCCTAAGGTGGGATAGATGATTGGGGTGAAGTCGTAACAAGGTAGCCGTATCGGAAGGTGCGGCTGGATCACCTCCTTTCTAAGGAATATTACGGAAACTTACACATTCGTCGATACTTTGTTCAGTTTTGAGAGGTTTACTCTTATAAATAGAAGTGAATCAATTGATTTTCTTTCTTCTTATATGATTCTCTCAAACGAATTGTTCATTGAAAACTGGATATTGAAGTAAAAAAGTAATCAAAACAAACCGAGAACACCGCGTTGAATGAGTTTTTTAATTAAAATAGTTCGAAGCTTATTTTATTGGTGACGCCTCTATCGCTAGAGAAACGAACCAAACAATTTGACCGTAAGGTCATCAGGTTAAGTGAATAAGGGCGCACGGTGGATGCCTTGGCATTAGGAGCCGATGAAGGACGGGACTAACACCGATATGCTTTGGGGAGCTGTAAGTGAGCTATGATCCAGAGATTTCCGAATGGGGAAACCCAACATCTTTTATAGGATGTTACTTGCCAGTGAATACATAGCTGGTTAGAGGTAGACGCAGAGAACTGAAACATCTTAGTACCTGCAGGAAGAGAAAGAAAATTCGATTCCCTGAGTAGCGGCGAGCGAAACGGGAAGAGCCCAAACCAACAAGCTTGCTTGTTGGGGTTGTAGGACTCCGTTGTGGTAGTCTGTCAAGATAGTCGAAGAACCTGGAAAGGTTCGCCAAAGTGGGTAATAGCCCCGTAGACGAAATGTTGGCAACACCTAGGAGGATCCTGAGTACGGCGGAACACGAGAAATTCCGTCGGAATCCGCGGGGACCATCCCGCAAGGCTAAATACTCCCTAATGACCGATAGTGAACCAGTACCGTGAGGGAAAGGTGAAAAGCACCCCGGAAGGGGAGTGAAATAGATCCTGAAACCGTGTGCCTACAACAAGTCAAAGCCCGTTAATGGGTAATGGCGTGCCTTTTGTAGAATGAACCGGCGAGTTACGATTGCATGCGAGGTTAAGGTGAAGAGCCGGAGCCGCAGCGAAAGCGAGTCTGAATAGGGCGAATGAGTATGTAGTCGTAGACCCGAAACCATGTGATCTACCCATGGCCAGGTTGAAGGTGTGGTAAAACGCACTGGAGGACCGAACCCACGTACGTTGAAAAGTGCGGGGATGAGCTGTGGGTAGCGGAGAAATTCCAAACGAACTTGGAGATAGCTGGTTCTCTCCGAAATAGCTTTAGGGCTAGCGTCGAAGTTAAGAATGATGGAGGTAGAGCACTGTTTGGACTAGGGGCCCATCTCGGGTTACCGAATTCAGATAAACTCCGAATGCCATTCATTCATATTCGGCAGTCAGACTGCGAGTGATAAGATCCGTAGTCGAAAGGGAAACAGCCCAGACCACCAGCTAAGGTCCCAAAATAACTATTAAGTGGAAAAGGATGTGGGGTTGCACAGACAACTAGGATGTTGGCTCAGAAGCAGCCACCATTTAAAGAGTGCGTAATAGCTCACTAGTCGAGTGACCCTGCGCCGAAAATGTACCGGGGCTAAATAGTTTACCGAAGCTGTGGATCACACCTCTGGTGTGATGGTAGGAGAGCGTTCTAAGGGCGTTGAAGGTCGATCGTGAGGACGGCTGGAGCGCTTAGAAGTGAGAATGCCGGTATGAGTAGCGAAAGACGGGTGAGAATCCCGTCCACCGTATGACTAAGGTTTCCTGGGGAAGGCTCGTCCGCCCAGGGTTAGTCGGGACCTAAGCCGAGGCCGATAGGCGTAGGCGATGGACAACAGGTTGATATTCCTGTACCAGTTGTTTTTGTTTGAGCAATGGAGGGACGCAGGAGGCTAAGAAATGCATGCGACTGGAAGTGCATGTCCAAGCAGTAAGTCTTGAGTAGAGTCAAATGCTTTACTCTGTACGGACAAGCTGTGATGGGGAGGGAAATAATAGTACCGAAGTTTCTGATGTCACACTGTCAAGAAAAGCTTCTAGTGAGAAAACAACTGCCCGTACCGTAAACCGACACAGGTAGTCGAGGAGAGTATCCTAAGGTGAGCGAGCGAACTCTCGTTAAGGAACTCGGCAAAATGACCCCGTAACTTCGGGAGAAGGGGTGCTGACTTCGGTCAGCCGCAGTGAATAGGCCCAAGCGACTGTTTATCAAAAACACAGGTCTCTGCAAAATCGAAAGATGAAGTATAGGGGCTGACGCCTGCCCGGTGCTGGAAGGTTAAGAGGATGGGTTAGCTTCGGCGAAGCTCAGAATTGAAGCCCCAGTAAACGGCGGCCGTAACTATAACGGTCCTAAGGTAGCGAAATTCCTTGTCGGGTAAGTTCCGACCCGCACGAAAGGCGTAACGATTTGGGCACTGTCTCAACGAGAGACTCGGTGAAATTTTAGTACCTGTGAAGATGCAGGTTACCCGCGACAGGACGGAAAGACCCCATGGAGCTTTACTGTAGCTTGATATTGAGTGTTTGTACCACATGTACAGGATAGGTAGGAGCCGATGAACCCGGAACGCTAGTTTCGGTGGAGGCGCTGGTGGGATACTACCCTTGTGTTATGAACCCTCTAACCCGCACCACTTATCGTGGTGGGAGACAGTGTCAGGTGGGCAGTTTGACTGGGGCGGTCGCCTCCTAAAGAGTAACGGAGGCGCCCAAAGGTTCCCTCAGAATGGTTGGAAATCATTCGCAGAGTGTAAAGGCAGAAGGGAGCTTGACTGCGAGACTTACAAGTCGAGCAGGGACGAAAGTCGGGCTTAGTGATCCGGTGGTTCCGCATGGAAGGGCCATCGCTCAACGGATAAAAGCTACCCTGGGGATAACAGGCTTATCTCCCCCAAGAGTCCACATCGACGGGGAGGTTTGGCACCTCGATGTCGGCTCGTCGCATCCTGGGGCTGTAGTCGGTCCCAAGGGTTGGGCTGTTCGCCCATTAAAGCGGCACGCGAGCTGGGTTCAGAACGTCGTGAGACAGTTCGGTCCCTATCCGTCGCGGGCGTTGGAAATTTGAGAGGAGCTGTCCTTAGTACGAGAGGACCGGGATGGACTTACCGCTGGTGTACCAGTTGTTCTGCCAAGGGCATTGCTGGGTAGCTATGTAGGGAAGGGATAAACGCTGAAAGCATCTAAGTGTGAAGCCCACCTCAAGATGAGATTTCCCATTTCTTTAAGAAAGTAAGACCCCTCAGAGATGATGAGGTAGATAGGTTGGAAGTGGAAGTGCAGTGATGTACGGAGCGGACCAATACTAATCGGTCGAGGACTTAACCAAAGAAACGAAATAAAAAAGTATTTCGGAATGTTTGATTACTACTTCAATCCAGTTTTGAGTGAATAATCACTCAACTAAATAGTTACAACACCCAGTGTGGTGGCGATAGCGAGAAGGATACACCTGTTCCCATGCCGAACACAGAAGTTAAGCTTCTTAGCGCCGATTGTAGTGAAGGGTTTCCCTTTGTGAGAGTAGGACGTCGCCACGCTAATCGAACTAAAAAGTAGAATGTATAATTAAACATTCTTTGATTGTCTTGGAGTTTTTAGAAGAAATTACCTTTTCATCATGAATACTACTGTGGCAGTACGATAAGGAATAAGGTTTGAACAATAATTTTTCTTAAAAAAACAAGCTTGATTTTGACGTTCTTTGTCAAAATCGAGCTTGTTTTTTTGT
The Enterococcus silesiacus DNA segment above includes these coding regions:
- a CDS encoding nucleic acid-binding protein encodes the protein MKWSLLELNKYKDKPCEFSETLDLKASLMKRDSLILDVSPVKATGILAVGKEEYLLHYRIDVIVTVPSSRSLTPVPLTLAIDVDEVFMTPEQYQQRDERLADEEIILLEKPTIDLDESVEDNILLSIPIQVLSEEEQVSQEMPKGNDWEVLSEEEYAQKRQEEAQQTMDPRLAKLSELFSETSDEDDKQ
- a CDS encoding phosphogluconate dehydrogenase (catalyzes the formation of D-ribulose 5-phosphate from 6-phospho-D-gluconate), which produces MTKQQFGVVGMAVMGKNLALNIESRGYTVALFNRTGSKTTDVVEEHPDKNFKATYTIEEFVDSIEKPRRIMLMVQAGFATDATIQELLPHLDKGDILIDGGNTFFKDTIRRNEELANSGINFIGTGVSGGEEGALKGPSIMPGGQKEAYELVAPILEKISAKAEDGEPCVTYIGPNGAGHYVKMVHNGIEYGDMQLIAESYDLMKNILGVSVDEMAEIFKEWNQGELDSYLVEITADILTRKDDEGTGKPIVDVIMDAAGNKGTGKWTSQSALDLGVPLPLITESVFARFISAYKDERVKASKVLSKPEAPAYQGDKKELIEKIREALYFSKIMSYAQGFAQLRVASEDYEWDLPFGDIAKIWRAGCIIRAQFLQKITDAYDKNPTIENLLLDEYFIDITKKYQQSVRDVVSIAVQAGVPVPTFASAIAYYDSYRSERLPANLIQAQRDYFGAHTYQRVDKEGTYHYSWYNEE
- a CDS encoding 50S ribosomal protein L32 produces the protein MAVPARRTSKAKKGKRRTHYKLTIKGLNACSNCGEMRKSHHVCPACGHYDGKDVISKEA
- a CDS encoding PhoB family transcriptional regulator, whose translation is MSNILIIEDEKNLARFVELELKHEGYTAEVHYNGRTGLEAALNNDWDAILLDLMLPELNGLEVCRRIRQVKNTPIIMMTARDSVIDRVSGLDHGADDYIVKPFAIEELLARLRALLRRIDIEGDKNVAKQTTITYRDLTIEKENRVVRRNSEMIELTKREYELLLTLMENVNVVLARDVLLNKVWGYETEVETNVVDVYIRYLRNKIDVPGEESYIQTVRGTGYVMRS
- a CDS encoding histidine kinase, with protein sequence MKKAAKKELKGPSLTIKWASASSFFIFVVFTIFAVITYKSSVNLIVEKERENVERTVAEVGNRLANAKENLTISEVYEKLKTPSVDENDLNNKKVSVEGSLMEMDTMLSELGQPSLFLSVYDTNGTLVFETQKVKSRLLKKEKQAAEIKTLEDKTGFLIIQPIHSKENREQIGYIQAFYELSSFYDIRNRLLLTLVALEIISLILSSILGFILSSYFLKPLKVLRDTMDTIRKDPQSDIHMPDIHSNDELADLAEIFNEMLDRMRRYIEQQEQFVEDVSHELRTPVAIIEGHLNLLNRWGKEDPEVLDESLEASLQEIVRMKSLVQEMLDLSRAEQVDVQYSNHTSNAKQVVYQVFNNFKILYPDFVITLDDDLLHEVTLGIYRNHFEQLLIIILDNAVKYSTTRKEVHISISKTLSEFEIAIQDFGEGVPEEDLDKIFNRFYRVDKARARNKGGNGLGLSIARQLVENYKGRIDAESVVHQGTIFRIYIPIVDKGETVE